A section of the Papio anubis isolate 15944 chromosome 2, Panubis1.0, whole genome shotgun sequence genome encodes:
- the TMF1 gene encoding TATA element modulatory factor isoform X2 produces MSWFNASQLSSFAKQALSQAQKSIDRVLDIQEEEPSIWAETIPYGEPGISSPVSGGWDTSTWGLKSNTEPQSPPIASPKAITKPVRRTVVDESENFFSAFLSPTDVQTIQKSPVVSKPPAKSQRPEEEVKSSLHESLHIGQSRTPETTESQVKDSLCVSGETLAAGTSSPKTEGKHEETVNKESDMKVPTVSLKVSESVIDAKTTTESISNMSTQSLTAETKDMALEPKEQKHEDRQSNTPSPPVSTFSSGTSTTSDIEVLDHESVISESSASSRQETTDSKSSLHLMQTSFQLLSASACPEYNRLDDFQKLTESCCSSDAFERIDSFSVQSLDSRSVSEINSDDELSGKGYALVPITVNSSTPKSKTVESAEGKSEEVNETLVIPTEEAEMEESGRSATPVNCEQPDILVSSTPINEGHTVLDRVAEQCEPAESQPEALSEKEDVCKIIPDFCYYQEAATVEFLNEKLEKREAQLLSLSKEKALLEEAYDNLKDEMFRVKEESSSISSLKDEFTQRIAEAEKKVQLACKERDAAKKEIKNIKEELATRLNSSETADLLKEKDEQIRGLMEEGEKLSKQQLHNSNIIKKLRAKDKENENMVAKLNKKVKALEEELQHLKQVLDGKEEVEKQHRENIKKLNSVVERQEKDLGRLQVDMDELEEKNRSIQAALDSAYKELTDLHKANAAKDSEAQEAALSREMKAKEELSAALEKAQEEARQQQETLAIQVGDLRLALQRTEQAAARKEDYLRHEISELQQRLQEAENRNQELSQSVSSTTRPLLRQIENLQATLGSQTSSWEKLEKNLSDRLGESQTLLAAAVERERAATEELLANKIQMSSMESQNSLLRQENSRFQAQLESEKNRLCKLEDENNRYQVELENLKDEYVRTLEETRKEKTLLNSQLEMERMKVEQERKKAIFTQEAIKEKERKPFSVSSTPTMSRSSSISGVDMAGLQTSFLSQDESHDHSFGPMSVSANGSNLYDAVRMGAGSSIIENLQSQLKLREGEITHLQLEIGNLEKTRSIMAEELVKLTNQNDELEEKVKEIPKLRTQLRDLDQRYNTILQMYGEKAEEAEELRLDLEDVKNMYKTQIDELLRQRLS; encoded by the exons GAATAAGTTCGCCTGTCAGTGGAGGATGGGATACTTCAACCTGGGGGTTGAAATCAAACACTGAACCTCAGAGTCCACCAATAGCCTCTCCTAAAGCAATCACAAAGCCAGTTCGGAGGACTGTGGTCGATGAATCTGAAAATTTCTTCAGTGCCTTTCTCTCACCAACTGATGTCCAGACCATTCAGAAGAGTCCAGTGGTATCAAAACCTCCAGCAAAATCACAACGACCAGAAGAAGAAGTGAAAAGCAGCTTACATGAATCCTTGCACATTGGACAGTCAAGAACTCCTGAAACAACTGAGTCACAAGTAAAAGACTCTTTGTGTGTTTCAGGGGAAACTCTGGCAGCAGGTACTTCATCACCTAAAACTGAAGGCAAGCATGAAGAAACTGTTAATAAAGAATCAGATATGAAGGTGCCAACTGTAAGTTTGAAAGTATCTGAAAGTGTAATTGATGCGAAAACAACTACGGAAAGTATATCTAATATGTCTACACAGTCTCTCACAGCAGAAACAAAGGACATGGCTTTGGAACCTAAGGAACAAAAACATGAAGACAGGCAGAGCAATACACCTTCTCCTCCTGTTAGTACCTTTTCATCAGGTACTTCTACCACCAGTGATATTGAAGTTTTAGATCATGAAAGTGTAATAAGTGAGAGCTCAGCGAGCTCGAGACAAGAGACTACAGATTCAAAATCAAGTCTTCACTTGATGCAGACATCTTTTCAGCTTCTCTCTGCATCTGCTTGTCCTGAATATAATCGTTTAGATGATTTCCAAAAACTCACTGAGAGTTGCTGTTCATCTGACGCTTTTGAAAGAATAGACTCATTTAGTGTACAGTCATTAGATAGCCGGAGTGTAAGTGAAATCAATTCAGATGATGAATTGTCAGGCAAGGGATATGCTTTAGTGCCTATTACAGTTAATTCTTCAACTCCAAAGTCTAAAACAGTTGAATCTGCTGAAGGAAAATCTGAAGAAGTAAATGAAACATTAGTTATACCCACTGAGGAAGCAGAAATGGAAGAAAGTGGACGAAGTGCAACTCCTGTTAACTGTGAACAGCCTGATATCTTGGTTTCTTCTACACCAATAAATGAAGGACACACTGTGTTAGACAGGGTGGCTGAGCAGTGTGAACCTGCTGAAAGTCAGCCAGAAGCACTTTCTGAGAAGGAAGATGTTTGCAAG ATTATTCCAGATTTTTGCTATTACCAGGAAGCTGCA ACAGTTGAATTTCTGAATGAAAAGCTGGAAAAAAGGGAGGCTCAGTTATTATCTCTTAGTAAGGAAAAAGCACTTCTAGAAGAAGCTTATGATAACCTGAAAGA tgaaATGTTcagagtgaaagaagaaagcagtAGCATTTCTTCCTTGAAAGATGAGTTTACTCAAAGAATtgcagaagcagaaaagaaagttCAACTAGCCTGCAAAGAGAGAGATGCTGCTAAAAAG gaaatcaaaaacataaaagaagagcTTGCCACTAGATTAAATAGtagtgaaactgcagaccttttgaaagagaaagatgagCAGATCCGAGGGTTAATGGAAGAAG GAGAAAAACTTTCAAAACAGCAGCTGCATAATTCTAACATCATCAAGAAATTAAGAGCTAAAGACAAGGAGAATGAAAATATGGTTGCAAAACTGAACAAAAAAGTTAAAGCGCTAGAAGAGGAGTTGCAGCATTTGAAACAG GTCCTTGATGGCAAAGAAGAGGTGGAGAAACAacatagagaaaatattaaaaaactgaattCCGTGGTAGAACGCCAGGAGAAAGATCTTGGCCGTCTTCAGGTAGACATGGATGAACTTGAAGAAAAGAACCGAAGTATTCAGGCTGCCCTGGATAGTGCATAcaa agaACTTACTGATCTTCACAAAGCCAATGCTGCAAAGGATAGTGAGGCACAGGAAGCTGCTCTGAGCCGTGAAATGAAAGCTAAAGAAGAACTTTCTGCAGCATTAGAGAAGGCCCAAGAAGAAGCCCGTCAGCAGCAAGAAACATTAGCCATTCAA GTGGGGGACCTTAGGCTTGCATTGCAGCGTACAGAACAAGCAGCTGCCAGAAAGGAGGATTATTTACGCCATGAGATCAGTGAACTTCAGCAG AGACTCCAGGAAGCAGAGAATCGAAACCAGGAACTGAGTCAAAGTGTTTCATCAACCACAAGACCATTGCTTCGACAAATAGAAAATTTGCAGGCAACCCTGGGATCCCAGACATCGTCGTGGGAGAAATTAGAGAAGAATCTTTCTGATAGGCTTG GTGAATCACAGACCTTGCTGGCAGCAGCAGTTGAAAGAGAACGTGCAGCTACAGAAGAACTTCTTGCTAACAAAATTCAGATGTCTTCCATGGAGTCACAGAATTCTCTCTTAAGACAGGAAAACAGTAGATTTCAAGCCCAGCTAGAATCAGAGAAAAATAGGCTATGTAAGCTGGAGGATGAGAACAATAG GTACCAGGTTGaattagaaaacctaaaagatgAATATGTAAGAACACTTgaagagacaaggaaagaaaag ACACTGTTGAATAGTCagttagaaatggaaagaatgaaagttgaacaagaaaggaagaaagccatTTTTACTCaagaagcaataaaagaaaag GAACGCAAGCCATTTTCTGTTTCTAGCACTCCCACCATGTCACGCTCAAGTTCAATAAGTGGTGTTGATATGGCAGGACTACAGACATCTTTTCTGTCTCAG GATGAATCTCATGATCACTCATTTGGACCAATGTCTGTATCAGCAAATGGAAGCAATCTTTATGATGCTGTAAGGATGGGAGCAGGATCAAGCATTATTGAAAACCTACAGTCTCAGCTAAAGCTAAGGGAAGGGGAAATTACTCATTTACAG CTAGAAATTGGCAATCTAGAAAAAACTCGATCAATAATGGCTGAAGAACTAGTTAAATTAACAAATCAAAATGATGAACTTGAAGAGAAGGTGAAGGAGATACCCAAACTTAGAACTCAGCTAAGA GATTTGGATCAAAGATACAACACTATTCTGCAGATGTATggagaaaaagcagaagaggCGGAAGAACTTCGATTAGATCTCGAAGatgtaaaaaatatgtataaaactcAAATAGATGAACTTTTAAGACAAAGGCTCAGTTAA
- the TMF1 gene encoding TATA element modulatory factor isoform X1, with amino-acid sequence MSWFNASQLSSFAKQALSQAQKSIDRVLDIQEEEPSIWAETIPYGEPGISSPVSGGWDTSTWGLKSNTEPQSPPIASPKAITKPVRRTVVDESENFFSAFLSPTDVQTIQKSPVVSKPPAKSQRPEEEVKSSLHESLHIGQSRTPETTESQVKDSLCVSGETLAAGTSSPKTEGKHEETVNKESDMKVPTVSLKVSESVIDAKTTTESISNMSTQSLTAETKDMALEPKEQKHEDRQSNTPSPPVSTFSSGTSTTSDIEVLDHESVISESSASSRQETTDSKSSLHLMQTSFQLLSASACPEYNRLDDFQKLTESCCSSDAFERIDSFSVQSLDSRSVSEINSDDELSGKGYALVPITVNSSTPKSKTVESAEGKSEEVNETLVIPTEEAEMEESGRSATPVNCEQPDILVSSTPINEGHTVLDRVAEQCEPAESQPEALSEKEDVCKVTLIIPDFCYYQEAATVEFLNEKLEKREAQLLSLSKEKALLEEAYDNLKDEMFRVKEESSSISSLKDEFTQRIAEAEKKVQLACKERDAAKKEIKNIKEELATRLNSSETADLLKEKDEQIRGLMEEGEKLSKQQLHNSNIIKKLRAKDKENENMVAKLNKKVKALEEELQHLKQVLDGKEEVEKQHRENIKKLNSVVERQEKDLGRLQVDMDELEEKNRSIQAALDSAYKELTDLHKANAAKDSEAQEAALSREMKAKEELSAALEKAQEEARQQQETLAIQVGDLRLALQRTEQAAARKEDYLRHEISELQQRLQEAENRNQELSQSVSSTTRPLLRQIENLQATLGSQTSSWEKLEKNLSDRLGESQTLLAAAVERERAATEELLANKIQMSSMESQNSLLRQENSRFQAQLESEKNRLCKLEDENNRYQVELENLKDEYVRTLEETRKEKTLLNSQLEMERMKVEQERKKAIFTQEAIKEKERKPFSVSSTPTMSRSSSISGVDMAGLQTSFLSQDESHDHSFGPMSVSANGSNLYDAVRMGAGSSIIENLQSQLKLREGEITHLQLEIGNLEKTRSIMAEELVKLTNQNDELEEKVKEIPKLRTQLRDLDQRYNTILQMYGEKAEEAEELRLDLEDVKNMYKTQIDELLRQRLS; translated from the exons GAATAAGTTCGCCTGTCAGTGGAGGATGGGATACTTCAACCTGGGGGTTGAAATCAAACACTGAACCTCAGAGTCCACCAATAGCCTCTCCTAAAGCAATCACAAAGCCAGTTCGGAGGACTGTGGTCGATGAATCTGAAAATTTCTTCAGTGCCTTTCTCTCACCAACTGATGTCCAGACCATTCAGAAGAGTCCAGTGGTATCAAAACCTCCAGCAAAATCACAACGACCAGAAGAAGAAGTGAAAAGCAGCTTACATGAATCCTTGCACATTGGACAGTCAAGAACTCCTGAAACAACTGAGTCACAAGTAAAAGACTCTTTGTGTGTTTCAGGGGAAACTCTGGCAGCAGGTACTTCATCACCTAAAACTGAAGGCAAGCATGAAGAAACTGTTAATAAAGAATCAGATATGAAGGTGCCAACTGTAAGTTTGAAAGTATCTGAAAGTGTAATTGATGCGAAAACAACTACGGAAAGTATATCTAATATGTCTACACAGTCTCTCACAGCAGAAACAAAGGACATGGCTTTGGAACCTAAGGAACAAAAACATGAAGACAGGCAGAGCAATACACCTTCTCCTCCTGTTAGTACCTTTTCATCAGGTACTTCTACCACCAGTGATATTGAAGTTTTAGATCATGAAAGTGTAATAAGTGAGAGCTCAGCGAGCTCGAGACAAGAGACTACAGATTCAAAATCAAGTCTTCACTTGATGCAGACATCTTTTCAGCTTCTCTCTGCATCTGCTTGTCCTGAATATAATCGTTTAGATGATTTCCAAAAACTCACTGAGAGTTGCTGTTCATCTGACGCTTTTGAAAGAATAGACTCATTTAGTGTACAGTCATTAGATAGCCGGAGTGTAAGTGAAATCAATTCAGATGATGAATTGTCAGGCAAGGGATATGCTTTAGTGCCTATTACAGTTAATTCTTCAACTCCAAAGTCTAAAACAGTTGAATCTGCTGAAGGAAAATCTGAAGAAGTAAATGAAACATTAGTTATACCCACTGAGGAAGCAGAAATGGAAGAAAGTGGACGAAGTGCAACTCCTGTTAACTGTGAACAGCCTGATATCTTGGTTTCTTCTACACCAATAAATGAAGGACACACTGTGTTAGACAGGGTGGCTGAGCAGTGTGAACCTGCTGAAAGTCAGCCAGAAGCACTTTCTGAGAAGGAAGATGTTTGCAAGGTAACTCTA ATTATTCCAGATTTTTGCTATTACCAGGAAGCTGCA ACAGTTGAATTTCTGAATGAAAAGCTGGAAAAAAGGGAGGCTCAGTTATTATCTCTTAGTAAGGAAAAAGCACTTCTAGAAGAAGCTTATGATAACCTGAAAGA tgaaATGTTcagagtgaaagaagaaagcagtAGCATTTCTTCCTTGAAAGATGAGTTTACTCAAAGAATtgcagaagcagaaaagaaagttCAACTAGCCTGCAAAGAGAGAGATGCTGCTAAAAAG gaaatcaaaaacataaaagaagagcTTGCCACTAGATTAAATAGtagtgaaactgcagaccttttgaaagagaaagatgagCAGATCCGAGGGTTAATGGAAGAAG GAGAAAAACTTTCAAAACAGCAGCTGCATAATTCTAACATCATCAAGAAATTAAGAGCTAAAGACAAGGAGAATGAAAATATGGTTGCAAAACTGAACAAAAAAGTTAAAGCGCTAGAAGAGGAGTTGCAGCATTTGAAACAG GTCCTTGATGGCAAAGAAGAGGTGGAGAAACAacatagagaaaatattaaaaaactgaattCCGTGGTAGAACGCCAGGAGAAAGATCTTGGCCGTCTTCAGGTAGACATGGATGAACTTGAAGAAAAGAACCGAAGTATTCAGGCTGCCCTGGATAGTGCATAcaa agaACTTACTGATCTTCACAAAGCCAATGCTGCAAAGGATAGTGAGGCACAGGAAGCTGCTCTGAGCCGTGAAATGAAAGCTAAAGAAGAACTTTCTGCAGCATTAGAGAAGGCCCAAGAAGAAGCCCGTCAGCAGCAAGAAACATTAGCCATTCAA GTGGGGGACCTTAGGCTTGCATTGCAGCGTACAGAACAAGCAGCTGCCAGAAAGGAGGATTATTTACGCCATGAGATCAGTGAACTTCAGCAG AGACTCCAGGAAGCAGAGAATCGAAACCAGGAACTGAGTCAAAGTGTTTCATCAACCACAAGACCATTGCTTCGACAAATAGAAAATTTGCAGGCAACCCTGGGATCCCAGACATCGTCGTGGGAGAAATTAGAGAAGAATCTTTCTGATAGGCTTG GTGAATCACAGACCTTGCTGGCAGCAGCAGTTGAAAGAGAACGTGCAGCTACAGAAGAACTTCTTGCTAACAAAATTCAGATGTCTTCCATGGAGTCACAGAATTCTCTCTTAAGACAGGAAAACAGTAGATTTCAAGCCCAGCTAGAATCAGAGAAAAATAGGCTATGTAAGCTGGAGGATGAGAACAATAG GTACCAGGTTGaattagaaaacctaaaagatgAATATGTAAGAACACTTgaagagacaaggaaagaaaag ACACTGTTGAATAGTCagttagaaatggaaagaatgaaagttgaacaagaaaggaagaaagccatTTTTACTCaagaagcaataaaagaaaag GAACGCAAGCCATTTTCTGTTTCTAGCACTCCCACCATGTCACGCTCAAGTTCAATAAGTGGTGTTGATATGGCAGGACTACAGACATCTTTTCTGTCTCAG GATGAATCTCATGATCACTCATTTGGACCAATGTCTGTATCAGCAAATGGAAGCAATCTTTATGATGCTGTAAGGATGGGAGCAGGATCAAGCATTATTGAAAACCTACAGTCTCAGCTAAAGCTAAGGGAAGGGGAAATTACTCATTTACAG CTAGAAATTGGCAATCTAGAAAAAACTCGATCAATAATGGCTGAAGAACTAGTTAAATTAACAAATCAAAATGATGAACTTGAAGAGAAGGTGAAGGAGATACCCAAACTTAGAACTCAGCTAAGA GATTTGGATCAAAGATACAACACTATTCTGCAGATGTATggagaaaaagcagaagaggCGGAAGAACTTCGATTAGATCTCGAAGatgtaaaaaatatgtataaaactcAAATAGATGAACTTTTAAGACAAAGGCTCAGTTAA
- the TMF1 gene encoding TATA element modulatory factor isoform X5 has translation MSWFNASQLSSFAKQALSQAQKSIDRVLDIQEEEPSIWAETIPYGEPGISSPVSGGWDTSTWGLKSNTEPQSPPIASPKAITKPVRRTVVDESENFFSAFLSPTDVQTIQKSPVVSKPPAKSQRPEEEVKSSLHESLHIGQSRTPETTESQVKDSLCVSGETLAAGTSSPKTEGKHEETVNKESDMKVPTVSLKVSESVIDAKTTTESISNMSTQSLTAETKDMALEPKEQKHEDRQSNTPSPPVSTFSSGTSTTSDIEVLDHESVISESSASSRQETTDSKSSLHLMQTSFQLLSASACPEYNRLDDFQKLTESCCSSDAFERIDSFSVQSLDSRSVSEINSDDELSGKGYALVPITVNSSTPKSKTVESAEGKSEEVNETLVIPTEEAEMEESGRSATPVNCEQPDILVSSTPINEGHTVLDRVAEQCEPAESQPEALSEKEDVCKTVEFLNEKLEKREAQLLSLSKEKALLEEAYDNLKDEMFRVKEESSSISSLKDEFTQRIAEAEKKVQLACKERDAAKKEIKNIKEELATRLNSSETADLLKEKDEQIRGLMEEGEKLSKQQLHNSNIIKKLRAKDKENENMVAKLNKKVKALEEELQHLKQVLDGKEEVEKQHRENIKKLNSVVERQEKDLGRLQVDMDELEEKNRSIQAALDSAYKELTDLHKANAAKDSEAQEAALSREMKAKEELSAALEKAQEEARQQQETLAIQVGDLRLALQRTEQAAARKEDYLRHEISELQQRLQEAENRNQELSQSVSSTTRPLLRQIENLQATLGSQTSSWEKLEKNLSDRLGESQTLLAAAVERERAATEELLANKIQMSSMESQNSLLRQENSRFQAQLESEKNRLCKLEDENNRYQVELENLKDEYVRTLEETRKEKTLLNSQLEMERMKVEQERKKAIFTQEAIKEKERKPFSVSSTPTMSRSSSISGVDMAGLQTSFLSQDESHDHSFGPMSVSANGSNLYDAVRMGAGSSIIENLQSQLKLREGEITHLQLEIGNLEKTRSIMAEELVKLTNQNDELEEKVKEIPKLRTQLRDLDQRYNTILQMYGEKAEEAEELRLDLEDVKNMYKTQIDELLRQRLS, from the exons GAATAAGTTCGCCTGTCAGTGGAGGATGGGATACTTCAACCTGGGGGTTGAAATCAAACACTGAACCTCAGAGTCCACCAATAGCCTCTCCTAAAGCAATCACAAAGCCAGTTCGGAGGACTGTGGTCGATGAATCTGAAAATTTCTTCAGTGCCTTTCTCTCACCAACTGATGTCCAGACCATTCAGAAGAGTCCAGTGGTATCAAAACCTCCAGCAAAATCACAACGACCAGAAGAAGAAGTGAAAAGCAGCTTACATGAATCCTTGCACATTGGACAGTCAAGAACTCCTGAAACAACTGAGTCACAAGTAAAAGACTCTTTGTGTGTTTCAGGGGAAACTCTGGCAGCAGGTACTTCATCACCTAAAACTGAAGGCAAGCATGAAGAAACTGTTAATAAAGAATCAGATATGAAGGTGCCAACTGTAAGTTTGAAAGTATCTGAAAGTGTAATTGATGCGAAAACAACTACGGAAAGTATATCTAATATGTCTACACAGTCTCTCACAGCAGAAACAAAGGACATGGCTTTGGAACCTAAGGAACAAAAACATGAAGACAGGCAGAGCAATACACCTTCTCCTCCTGTTAGTACCTTTTCATCAGGTACTTCTACCACCAGTGATATTGAAGTTTTAGATCATGAAAGTGTAATAAGTGAGAGCTCAGCGAGCTCGAGACAAGAGACTACAGATTCAAAATCAAGTCTTCACTTGATGCAGACATCTTTTCAGCTTCTCTCTGCATCTGCTTGTCCTGAATATAATCGTTTAGATGATTTCCAAAAACTCACTGAGAGTTGCTGTTCATCTGACGCTTTTGAAAGAATAGACTCATTTAGTGTACAGTCATTAGATAGCCGGAGTGTAAGTGAAATCAATTCAGATGATGAATTGTCAGGCAAGGGATATGCTTTAGTGCCTATTACAGTTAATTCTTCAACTCCAAAGTCTAAAACAGTTGAATCTGCTGAAGGAAAATCTGAAGAAGTAAATGAAACATTAGTTATACCCACTGAGGAAGCAGAAATGGAAGAAAGTGGACGAAGTGCAACTCCTGTTAACTGTGAACAGCCTGATATCTTGGTTTCTTCTACACCAATAAATGAAGGACACACTGTGTTAGACAGGGTGGCTGAGCAGTGTGAACCTGCTGAAAGTCAGCCAGAAGCACTTTCTGAGAAGGAAGATGTTTGCAAG ACAGTTGAATTTCTGAATGAAAAGCTGGAAAAAAGGGAGGCTCAGTTATTATCTCTTAGTAAGGAAAAAGCACTTCTAGAAGAAGCTTATGATAACCTGAAAGA tgaaATGTTcagagtgaaagaagaaagcagtAGCATTTCTTCCTTGAAAGATGAGTTTACTCAAAGAATtgcagaagcagaaaagaaagttCAACTAGCCTGCAAAGAGAGAGATGCTGCTAAAAAG gaaatcaaaaacataaaagaagagcTTGCCACTAGATTAAATAGtagtgaaactgcagaccttttgaaagagaaagatgagCAGATCCGAGGGTTAATGGAAGAAG GAGAAAAACTTTCAAAACAGCAGCTGCATAATTCTAACATCATCAAGAAATTAAGAGCTAAAGACAAGGAGAATGAAAATATGGTTGCAAAACTGAACAAAAAAGTTAAAGCGCTAGAAGAGGAGTTGCAGCATTTGAAACAG GTCCTTGATGGCAAAGAAGAGGTGGAGAAACAacatagagaaaatattaaaaaactgaattCCGTGGTAGAACGCCAGGAGAAAGATCTTGGCCGTCTTCAGGTAGACATGGATGAACTTGAAGAAAAGAACCGAAGTATTCAGGCTGCCCTGGATAGTGCATAcaa agaACTTACTGATCTTCACAAAGCCAATGCTGCAAAGGATAGTGAGGCACAGGAAGCTGCTCTGAGCCGTGAAATGAAAGCTAAAGAAGAACTTTCTGCAGCATTAGAGAAGGCCCAAGAAGAAGCCCGTCAGCAGCAAGAAACATTAGCCATTCAA GTGGGGGACCTTAGGCTTGCATTGCAGCGTACAGAACAAGCAGCTGCCAGAAAGGAGGATTATTTACGCCATGAGATCAGTGAACTTCAGCAG AGACTCCAGGAAGCAGAGAATCGAAACCAGGAACTGAGTCAAAGTGTTTCATCAACCACAAGACCATTGCTTCGACAAATAGAAAATTTGCAGGCAACCCTGGGATCCCAGACATCGTCGTGGGAGAAATTAGAGAAGAATCTTTCTGATAGGCTTG GTGAATCACAGACCTTGCTGGCAGCAGCAGTTGAAAGAGAACGTGCAGCTACAGAAGAACTTCTTGCTAACAAAATTCAGATGTCTTCCATGGAGTCACAGAATTCTCTCTTAAGACAGGAAAACAGTAGATTTCAAGCCCAGCTAGAATCAGAGAAAAATAGGCTATGTAAGCTGGAGGATGAGAACAATAG GTACCAGGTTGaattagaaaacctaaaagatgAATATGTAAGAACACTTgaagagacaaggaaagaaaag ACACTGTTGAATAGTCagttagaaatggaaagaatgaaagttgaacaagaaaggaagaaagccatTTTTACTCaagaagcaataaaagaaaag GAACGCAAGCCATTTTCTGTTTCTAGCACTCCCACCATGTCACGCTCAAGTTCAATAAGTGGTGTTGATATGGCAGGACTACAGACATCTTTTCTGTCTCAG GATGAATCTCATGATCACTCATTTGGACCAATGTCTGTATCAGCAAATGGAAGCAATCTTTATGATGCTGTAAGGATGGGAGCAGGATCAAGCATTATTGAAAACCTACAGTCTCAGCTAAAGCTAAGGGAAGGGGAAATTACTCATTTACAG CTAGAAATTGGCAATCTAGAAAAAACTCGATCAATAATGGCTGAAGAACTAGTTAAATTAACAAATCAAAATGATGAACTTGAAGAGAAGGTGAAGGAGATACCCAAACTTAGAACTCAGCTAAGA GATTTGGATCAAAGATACAACACTATTCTGCAGATGTATggagaaaaagcagaagaggCGGAAGAACTTCGATTAGATCTCGAAGatgtaaaaaatatgtataaaactcAAATAGATGAACTTTTAAGACAAAGGCTCAGTTAA